One region of Clavibacter michiganensis subsp. tessellarius genomic DNA includes:
- a CDS encoding RES family NAD+ phosphorylase — translation MGRAPDPWGWTDWRYAERGRFPGRWDSPDGSYRTIYAGSTPHACLVELIAPFRPDPSVADDLAAIVEDEADAALHPTVAPGRLDDSWFGARRLGRAVLTGTYCDVTHSSTVAALRPRFLDQARQAGLADLDVAALQDARPRQLTQAIGRALYEETEDGRAVVDGIRFPSRHGRDLELWAVFERASDVGRSGRLTEATVQALDADHPAVRSAAALHGVRIG, via the coding sequence GTGGGACGCGCCCCGGATCCGTGGGGCTGGACGGACTGGCGGTACGCCGAACGCGGTCGCTTCCCCGGGCGGTGGGATTCCCCCGACGGCTCGTACCGCACGATCTACGCCGGCTCGACCCCGCACGCGTGCCTGGTCGAGCTGATCGCGCCGTTCCGCCCCGACCCGTCCGTGGCCGACGATCTCGCGGCCATCGTGGAGGACGAGGCGGACGCTGCGCTGCATCCGACCGTCGCCCCCGGTCGTCTCGACGACTCGTGGTTCGGCGCCCGGCGTCTCGGTCGCGCCGTCCTCACGGGGACCTACTGCGACGTCACCCACTCGTCGACCGTCGCCGCTCTCCGTCCTCGGTTCCTCGACCAGGCGCGACAGGCCGGACTGGCGGACCTCGACGTGGCAGCCCTGCAGGACGCGCGTCCCCGTCAGCTGACCCAGGCGATCGGGCGGGCGCTGTACGAGGAGACGGAGGACGGACGCGCGGTCGTCGACGGGATCCGGTTCCCGTCACGCCACGGGCGTGACCTCGAGCTGTGGGCGGTGTTCGAGCGCGCCTCCGACGTCGGTCGGAGCGGTCGTCTGACCGAGGCGACCGTGCAGGCGCTCGACGCCGATCACCCGGCCGTGCGCTCCGCTGCGGCGCTCCACGGCGTGCGGATCGGCTAG
- a CDS encoding Lrp/AsnC family transcriptional regulator — translation MDNLDHRIIDLLRQNGRAGYGDIGGTVGLSASAVKRRVDRLVADGVIRGFTIQVDPAVDGLSTEAYVELFCRGTVAPDELRRILQGVPEVVDAGTVTGDADAIVRIRSRDIPSLEDALEKVRLAPNVDHTRSAIVLSRLVNRTLE, via the coding sequence ATGGACAACCTGGACCACCGGATCATCGACCTCCTCCGCCAGAATGGACGCGCCGGCTACGGCGACATCGGCGGCACCGTCGGCCTCTCGGCCAGCGCGGTGAAGCGGCGGGTCGACCGGCTGGTGGCCGACGGCGTGATCCGCGGCTTCACGATCCAGGTCGATCCCGCCGTCGACGGCCTCAGCACCGAGGCCTACGTGGAGCTGTTCTGCCGCGGGACGGTCGCGCCCGACGAGCTGCGCCGGATCCTCCAGGGGGTGCCCGAGGTCGTCGACGCGGGCACCGTCACGGGCGACGCCGACGCCATCGTCCGCATCCGCTCGCGCGACATCCCGAGCCTCGAGGACGCGCTCGAGAAGGTGCGCCTCGCCCCGAACGTCGACCACACCCGCAGCGCCATCGTGCTCTCGCGGCTGGTGAACCGGACGCTGGAGTAG
- the ddaH gene encoding dimethylargininase has protein sequence MPSTLSRPADTASGRTPVAKRVLMCRPDHFDVVYKINPWMDPAVPTDTSLAVRQWQTLHDAYVGLGIQVELIDGIAGLPDMVYAANGGFTLDGIAYGAAFQFPERQPEGPAYMDWFREAGFDVRVPEQVNEGEGDILLVGDTILAGTGFRSDSTSHAEVARIFDREVVTLRLVNPSFYHLDTAIAVLDDANIAYLPSAFDAASLDEIERRYPDAIEVSEQDASILGLNSYSDGLHVVIAEKAVGFEASLRERGYEPIGVDLSELLLGGGGVKCCTLELRQ, from the coding sequence ATGCCCTCCACCCTCTCCCGGCCCGCGGACACCGCATCCGGCCGCACCCCCGTCGCGAAGCGCGTGCTGATGTGCCGGCCCGACCACTTCGACGTGGTCTACAAGATCAACCCCTGGATGGACCCGGCCGTCCCGACCGACACCTCGCTCGCGGTGCGCCAGTGGCAGACCCTGCACGACGCGTACGTGGGCCTCGGCATCCAGGTCGAGCTGATCGACGGCATCGCCGGCCTGCCGGACATGGTCTACGCGGCCAACGGCGGCTTCACGCTCGACGGCATCGCGTACGGCGCCGCGTTCCAGTTCCCCGAGCGCCAGCCCGAGGGCCCCGCGTACATGGACTGGTTCCGCGAGGCGGGCTTCGACGTGCGCGTGCCCGAGCAGGTCAACGAGGGCGAGGGCGACATCCTCCTCGTCGGCGACACGATCCTCGCGGGCACCGGCTTCCGCAGCGACAGCACCAGCCACGCCGAGGTGGCCCGGATCTTCGACCGCGAGGTCGTGACCCTCCGCCTCGTGAACCCGTCGTTCTACCACCTGGACACCGCGATCGCGGTGCTCGACGACGCGAACATCGCCTACCTGCCGAGCGCCTTCGACGCCGCGAGCCTCGACGAGATCGAGCGCCGCTACCCCGACGCGATCGAGGTCAGCGAGCAGGACGCGTCGATCCTCGGCCTCAACTCGTACAGCGACGGCCTGCACGTCGTGATCGCCGAGAAGGCCGTGGGCTTCGAGGCGTCGCTGCGCGAGCGCGGCTACGAGCCCATCGGCGTCGACCTGTCCGAGCTGCTGCTCGGCGGCGGCGGCGTGAAGTGCTGCACGCTCGAGCTGCGGCAGTAG
- the rocD gene encoding ornithine--oxo-acid transaminase codes for MTDTIDRPAASEAGALAIHAEEAHAAHNYHPLPVVVASGQGAWVTDLDGRRLLDCLAAYSAVNFGHSHPDLVRAATEQLGRITLTSRAFHNDKLGPFVTALAELAGKDMVLPMNTGAEAVESGIKVARAWGYRVKGVAAGRAKIIVMAGNFHGRTTTIVSFSDDEEARADFGPFTPGFVTVPYGDAAALEAAIDADTVAVLVEPIQGEAGIVVPPATFLADVRRICTRERVLMIADEIQSGLGRTGATFECDNAGIVPDLYLLGKALGGGIVPVSAVVGDADVLGVIQPGQHGSTFGGNPLAAAVGHAVVAMLATGEPQERARRLGAVLHARLADLVGHGVLEVRGRGLWAGIDIDPALATGRAVCERLAERSVLAKDTHGSTIRLAPPIVVEEEDLVWAVDQLAAVLRELGAR; via the coding sequence ATGACCGACACGATCGACCGCCCCGCCGCCTCCGAGGCCGGCGCCCTGGCCATCCACGCGGAGGAGGCGCACGCCGCGCACAACTACCACCCGCTGCCCGTCGTGGTCGCGTCCGGCCAGGGCGCGTGGGTCACCGACCTCGACGGCCGGCGCCTGCTCGACTGCCTCGCCGCCTACTCGGCCGTGAACTTCGGGCACTCGCACCCCGACCTCGTGCGGGCCGCGACCGAGCAGCTCGGGCGGATCACGCTCACGAGCCGCGCGTTCCACAACGACAAGCTGGGCCCGTTCGTCACGGCCCTCGCCGAGCTCGCCGGCAAGGACATGGTGCTGCCGATGAACACGGGCGCCGAGGCCGTGGAGTCCGGCATCAAGGTCGCGCGCGCCTGGGGCTACCGCGTGAAGGGCGTCGCCGCGGGCCGCGCGAAGATCATCGTGATGGCCGGCAACTTCCACGGCCGCACCACCACCATCGTCAGCTTCAGCGACGACGAGGAGGCGCGCGCCGACTTCGGCCCGTTCACGCCCGGCTTCGTGACGGTGCCGTACGGCGACGCCGCGGCGCTCGAGGCCGCGATCGACGCGGACACGGTCGCCGTGCTCGTCGAGCCGATCCAGGGCGAGGCCGGCATCGTCGTGCCGCCCGCCACGTTCCTCGCGGACGTGCGGCGCATCTGCACGCGCGAGCGGGTGCTGATGATCGCGGACGAGATCCAGTCGGGCCTCGGCCGCACGGGCGCCACCTTCGAGTGCGACAACGCCGGCATCGTGCCGGACCTCTACCTCCTCGGCAAGGCGCTCGGCGGCGGCATCGTGCCCGTCTCCGCGGTCGTCGGCGACGCGGACGTGCTGGGCGTCATCCAGCCGGGGCAGCACGGATCCACCTTCGGCGGCAACCCGCTGGCCGCGGCCGTGGGCCACGCGGTCGTCGCGATGCTCGCGACCGGCGAGCCGCAGGAGCGCGCACGTCGCCTCGGCGCCGTGCTGCACGCGCGGCTCGCGGACCTCGTGGGCCACGGCGTGCTCGAGGTGCGCGGTCGCGGCCTGTGGGCCGGCATCGACATCGACCCCGCGCTCGCCACGGGCCGCGCGGTCTGCGAGCGGCTCGCCGAGCGCAGCGTGCTGGCCAAGGACACGCACGGCTCGACGATCCGGCTCGCGCCGCCCATCGTGGTGGAGGAGGAGGACCTCGTCTGGGCCGTCGACCAGCTCGCCGCGGTGCTCCGGGAGCTCGGGGCGCGCTGA
- a CDS encoding EamA family transporter — MTSPGDPVDPAGAHPGSAPGTTPAGVEAAVADATDAAAPGGPGSRPRSTAAGAALQVGTIVSVSLGSSLAGLAIPAVGPVLVVAARQVMMAALVLPVARPRIHRMTRAQLVPAVMLGLSLSLMNLSYYAAVDRLGLGIAATIEFLGPLSIALLASRRLLDAACALVAAAGVVVLTGLEGRIDAFGLVCGATAAVTWAAYIVFTRRVAERLPGFQGIAVASVVSLVVLVPWALTTLDVGAIDGRILVLLVAIGLLSSAVPYSLDTVILRRITPRLFAVLTSLSPVVAAVLGVIVLRETLSPVQLGAIVVVCVAAGVAIATRAPAAAGGSRTRRRPTTS; from the coding sequence GTGACCAGCCCCGGGGACCCCGTCGATCCCGCGGGCGCGCACCCCGGATCCGCGCCCGGCACCACCCCGGCCGGCGTCGAGGCGGCGGTCGCGGACGCGACGGACGCGGCCGCTCCCGGCGGACCCGGCTCCCGCCCGCGCAGCACGGCCGCGGGCGCCGCCCTCCAGGTCGGCACCATCGTGAGCGTCAGCCTCGGGTCGTCCCTCGCCGGGCTCGCGATCCCCGCGGTCGGCCCCGTGCTCGTCGTCGCCGCGCGCCAGGTGATGATGGCGGCGCTCGTGCTGCCGGTCGCGCGGCCGCGGATCCACCGCATGACGCGCGCGCAGCTCGTGCCCGCCGTGATGCTCGGCCTCTCCCTCTCGCTGATGAACCTCTCCTACTACGCGGCCGTCGACCGGCTGGGCCTCGGCATCGCGGCGACCATCGAGTTCCTCGGGCCGCTGTCGATCGCGCTGCTCGCGTCGCGCCGCCTGCTCGACGCGGCGTGCGCGCTCGTCGCCGCGGCGGGCGTCGTCGTGCTCACGGGCCTCGAGGGGCGGATCGACGCGTTCGGCCTCGTCTGCGGCGCGACCGCCGCCGTCACGTGGGCCGCCTACATCGTCTTCACGCGCCGGGTGGCGGAGCGGCTGCCGGGCTTCCAGGGCATCGCGGTCGCGAGCGTCGTGAGCCTCGTCGTGCTCGTGCCGTGGGCGCTGACCACGCTCGACGTCGGCGCGATCGACGGCCGGATCCTCGTCCTGCTCGTGGCCATCGGCCTGCTGTCGTCGGCCGTGCCCTACTCGCTCGACACCGTGATCCTCCGCCGCATCACCCCGCGGCTCTTCGCCGTGCTCACGAGCCTCAGCCCGGTGGTCGCGGCGGTGCTCGGCGTGATCGTGCTGCGCGAGACGCTCTCGCCGGTGCAGCTCGGGGCGATCGTCGTGGTGTGCGTCGCGGCCGGCGTCGCCATCGCGACGCGCGCCCCGGCCGCAGCCGGCGGATCCCGGACGCGACGGCGCCCGACCACCTCGTAG
- a CDS encoding DUF6226 family protein has product MPAYVRPRIDAPPALDDAGVPSGSRWDLADGPPEDACSRTSHLERFAPLHAVADALVAHLVATHDVTAIAGADPTLADPHPDAVRTVRLAPRDGSGPAFALEWTSFPGVMLHTGRRTSAAFPACGCDACDDRWEDVADELEEAVLLAAGERPPPPEPFGDLVR; this is encoded by the coding sequence ATGCCCGCCTACGTCCGCCCGCGCATCGACGCGCCACCCGCGCTCGACGACGCCGGCGTCCCCTCCGGCTCCCGGTGGGACCTCGCGGACGGGCCGCCCGAGGACGCGTGCTCGCGCACCTCGCACCTCGAGCGGTTCGCCCCGCTGCACGCGGTCGCCGACGCGCTCGTGGCGCACCTCGTGGCGACGCACGACGTGACGGCCATCGCAGGCGCGGATCCGACGCTCGCCGACCCGCATCCCGACGCCGTGCGCACCGTCCGGCTCGCGCCGCGCGACGGGAGCGGACCGGCCTTCGCGCTCGAGTGGACGTCGTTCCCCGGGGTGATGCTGCACACGGGCCGCCGGACGTCCGCGGCGTTCCCCGCGTGCGGCTGCGACGCGTGCGACGACCGCTGGGAGGACGTCGCCGACGAGCTGGAGGAGGCGGTGCTCCTCGCGGCGGGCGAGCGGCCGCCGCCACCCGAGCCCTTCGGCGACCTCGTCCGCTGA
- a CDS encoding NAD-dependent epimerase/dehydratase family protein: MKVLVTGSRGKVGRAAVEALVAAGHDVTGVDLVRPVFDAGVVVPGRYVMADLTDQGDAFAVVAGMDAVVHVAAIPQPTGNPAHVVLQTNLMSTFHLIEAAVRFGVPRFVNISSESIVGNFFPERPFLPDYAPVDEEHPLHPQDPYALSKAFGEQLMDAAVRRSDIRVISLRPSTVHNDDNYASNLGKQVRDASVLTANLWSYIDADDLADAIVLSVASDLPGHEVFYIAAADNAGGHDFAAELRRHYGDAIELRAIERVDSSGISTAKARRLLGWEPKRSWRDHLDADGNALPR; this comes from the coding sequence ATGAAGGTCCTCGTCACCGGATCCCGCGGCAAGGTCGGCCGCGCCGCCGTCGAGGCGCTCGTCGCCGCGGGCCACGACGTCACGGGCGTCGACCTCGTGCGTCCCGTCTTCGACGCCGGCGTCGTGGTGCCCGGCCGCTACGTGATGGCGGACCTCACCGACCAGGGCGACGCCTTCGCCGTCGTCGCCGGCATGGACGCCGTCGTCCACGTCGCCGCCATCCCGCAGCCCACCGGCAACCCGGCCCACGTGGTGCTGCAGACGAACCTCATGTCGACGTTCCACCTCATCGAGGCGGCCGTGCGCTTCGGGGTGCCGCGCTTCGTCAACATCTCGAGCGAGAGCATCGTCGGCAACTTCTTCCCCGAGAGGCCGTTCCTGCCGGACTACGCGCCCGTCGACGAGGAGCACCCGCTGCACCCGCAGGATCCGTACGCGCTCTCCAAGGCGTTCGGCGAGCAGCTGATGGACGCGGCCGTGCGCCGCTCCGACATCCGCGTGATCTCGCTCCGCCCGAGCACCGTGCACAACGACGACAACTACGCGTCGAACCTCGGGAAGCAGGTGCGCGACGCGTCCGTGCTCACGGCGAACCTCTGGAGCTACATCGACGCGGACGACCTGGCCGACGCGATCGTGCTGTCGGTCGCGTCCGACCTGCCGGGCCACGAGGTGTTCTACATCGCCGCGGCCGACAACGCGGGCGGGCACGACTTCGCCGCGGAGCTGCGCCGCCACTACGGCGACGCCATCGAGCTGCGGGCGATCGAGCGCGTGGACTCCTCGGGCATCTCGACCGCGAAGGCCCGCCGCCTGCTGGGCTGGGAGCCGAAGCGCAGCTGGCGCGACCACCTCGACGCCGACGGGAACGCGCTGCCGCGCTAG
- a CDS encoding benzoate/H(+) symporter BenE family transporter, which translates to MSVIEARGGRAQARGAGIVTAVVGFAGTSAVVLTGLTAVGASPAQAASGLLALCITQGLGTVLLAHRFRRPITLSWSTPGAALLIGSGAVEGGWAAAVGAFLVCGILVLATALWPLLGRLVRLIPASVAAAMLAGVLLPLCVATVTAAVATPLVVLPVIAAWLVAARLAPRWAAPAALAAALVVVGVSLAVVGPAPGAALDAAHLLPRIELTAPVVTLSAAVALGIPLFVVTMASQNLPGVAVLASFGYETPWRASMATTAAATLVSAPFGGHAVNLAALSAALSAAPSAHPDPDERWRAASTAGWTNLVLGLASAALATLIVAGPAGVVAAAAGLALAPSLASSLASAMREPGAHLPAVATFVVAASGITVGGLGAAFCALVAGVLVHLALRTRATPRDRLDRHEERDAA; encoded by the coding sequence ATGTCGGTCATCGAGGCGCGGGGCGGTCGGGCGCAGGCGCGCGGGGCCGGGATCGTCACCGCCGTGGTCGGGTTCGCCGGCACCTCCGCGGTCGTGCTCACGGGGCTGACGGCGGTCGGGGCGTCGCCCGCGCAGGCCGCATCGGGTCTGCTCGCGCTCTGCATCACCCAGGGCCTCGGCACCGTGCTGCTCGCGCACCGCTTCCGCCGCCCGATCACCCTGTCGTGGTCGACGCCCGGGGCGGCGCTGCTCATCGGATCCGGCGCGGTCGAGGGCGGGTGGGCCGCCGCGGTGGGCGCGTTCCTCGTGTGCGGGATCCTCGTGCTGGCGACCGCGCTGTGGCCGCTGCTCGGGCGCCTCGTCCGGCTGATCCCGGCGAGCGTCGCCGCCGCGATGCTCGCGGGCGTGCTCCTCCCCCTCTGCGTCGCGACCGTGACCGCGGCGGTCGCGACGCCGCTCGTCGTCCTGCCCGTGATCGCCGCCTGGCTCGTCGCCGCGCGCCTCGCCCCGCGCTGGGCGGCCCCCGCGGCGCTCGCGGCGGCCCTCGTCGTGGTCGGCGTCTCGCTCGCCGTGGTCGGGCCGGCCCCGGGCGCCGCGCTCGACGCGGCGCACCTGCTGCCGCGGATCGAGCTGACCGCGCCCGTCGTCACGCTCTCCGCCGCCGTCGCGCTCGGGATCCCGCTGTTCGTCGTGACGATGGCGTCGCAGAACCTGCCCGGGGTCGCCGTGCTCGCGAGCTTCGGGTACGAGACGCCGTGGCGCGCGTCGATGGCGACGACCGCGGCGGCGACCCTCGTGAGCGCCCCCTTCGGCGGGCACGCGGTGAACCTGGCGGCGCTGTCCGCGGCGCTGTCGGCGGCGCCCTCCGCGCATCCGGATCCCGACGAGCGGTGGCGCGCGGCGAGCACGGCCGGGTGGACGAACCTCGTGCTCGGGCTCGCGTCGGCGGCGCTCGCGACCCTGATCGTGGCGGGCCCGGCGGGCGTCGTGGCCGCCGCGGCCGGGCTCGCGCTCGCGCCGTCGCTCGCGTCGAGCCTGGCGTCCGCGATGCGGGAGCCGGGCGCGCACCTGCCCGCGGTGGCGACCTTCGTGGTGGCGGCGTCCGGGATCACGGTGGGCGGCCTGGGCGCGGCGTTCTGCGCGCTCGTGGCGGGGGTCCTGGTGCACCTCGCGCTCCGGACGCGGGCGACCCCGCGTGACAGACTCGATCGACACGAGGAGCGCGACGCCGCATGA
- a CDS encoding M23 family metallopeptidase, producing the protein MAATLAASALLVGLGVPSAQAAEEYPTWSEVQAARSSEQATADQVTRITSLISGLVGEVEAATALALQRADEHAAAVDALDEATGKAEALATKAQKAQTEADDAKRQVGQLVAQLARSGGGDVSLRLFASGGEDADALLARMGTATKLADRQDTAFTSAVTAARTAESLGKQAAVAKDALAELAAVAEAKLQEASAAQARADQALAEQEARSSELQAQLTTLRDSRISVEEGFAIGERKRQEAAAAEARRQAEARAAAAAAAAAANAASRPPANAPRPPSSGGQPSASGWTMPIRSYGFYQSYGMRLHPIAKVWRLHAGDDFGTGCGTPIYAAASGTVQFAGGSSGFGNAITLNHGGGVTTVYGHMYSYGVMVRTGQAVQAGQQIGAVGNAGYSTGCHLHFEVRQGGVATSPMPFLRARGV; encoded by the coding sequence ATGGCCGCCACCCTCGCCGCGAGCGCCCTCCTGGTCGGGCTCGGCGTGCCGTCGGCGCAGGCGGCGGAGGAGTACCCCACCTGGTCCGAGGTGCAGGCCGCGCGCTCGAGCGAGCAGGCCACCGCCGACCAGGTCACGCGCATCACCTCCCTCATCTCCGGCCTCGTCGGCGAGGTCGAGGCGGCCACGGCCCTCGCCCTCCAGCGCGCCGACGAGCACGCGGCCGCGGTCGACGCGCTCGACGAGGCGACCGGCAAGGCGGAGGCACTGGCGACCAAGGCCCAGAAGGCCCAGACCGAGGCGGACGACGCCAAGCGCCAGGTCGGCCAGCTCGTCGCGCAGCTCGCGCGGAGCGGCGGCGGCGACGTCTCGCTCCGCCTCTTCGCGAGCGGCGGCGAGGACGCCGACGCCCTCCTCGCCCGCATGGGCACCGCGACCAAGCTCGCCGACCGCCAGGACACCGCATTCACGTCCGCGGTCACCGCGGCGCGCACCGCCGAGTCGCTCGGCAAGCAGGCCGCCGTCGCCAAGGACGCGCTCGCCGAGCTCGCGGCCGTCGCCGAGGCGAAGCTGCAGGAGGCGTCCGCGGCCCAGGCCCGGGCGGATCAGGCGCTCGCCGAGCAGGAGGCCCGCAGCTCCGAGCTCCAGGCGCAGCTCACGACGCTCCGCGACTCGCGCATCTCCGTCGAGGAGGGCTTCGCGATCGGCGAGCGGAAGCGCCAGGAGGCCGCGGCCGCCGAGGCGCGCCGCCAGGCCGAGGCCCGCGCGGCGGCGGCCGCCGCAGCCGCCGCGGCGAACGCGGCCTCACGCCCGCCGGCCAACGCGCCCCGCCCGCCGTCCTCCGGCGGCCAGCCCTCGGCGTCCGGCTGGACCATGCCGATCCGCAGCTACGGCTTCTACCAGTCCTACGGGATGCGCCTCCACCCGATCGCCAAGGTCTGGCGCCTGCACGCGGGCGACGACTTCGGCACGGGCTGCGGCACCCCGATCTACGCGGCGGCCTCCGGCACCGTGCAGTTCGCGGGCGGATCCAGCGGCTTCGGCAACGCGATCACGCTCAACCACGGCGGCGGCGTCACGACCGTCTACGGGCACATGTACTCCTACGGCGTCATGGTGCGCACGGGCCAGGCCGTGCAGGCGGGCCAGCAGATCGGTGCGGTCGGCAACGCCGGCTACAGCACCGGCTGCCACCTGCACTTCGAGGTCCGCCAGGGCGGGGTGGCCACGTCCCCCATGCCGTTCCTGCGCGCACGCGGCGTCTGA
- a CDS encoding SGNH/GDSL hydrolase family protein yields the protein MRRIAQGIVRPVIFVQYLALRAGLQSNVFPRDAGSGTVEGEAPQRILVMGEATAVGFGVLSHELGMAGHFARQLSRRTARGVEWTTRPFADLTIHTAAATVRDRELLEDVDVVLLMLGVGDSIRLTPQRTWRRLLCATIDDLSRGLPEGARVLLSEVPPLKDSAGLPEPWRTIAARHGRLLNRVTAEVIASRPAVASVAFPSESVIDLGDPDSAQASRVYATWARAFLTRMLGPSASSPREA from the coding sequence ATGAGGCGCATCGCGCAGGGCATCGTCCGGCCCGTCATCTTCGTGCAGTACCTGGCCCTCCGAGCGGGCCTGCAGAGCAACGTCTTCCCGCGCGACGCCGGCTCCGGCACGGTGGAGGGCGAGGCGCCGCAGCGGATCCTCGTCATGGGCGAGGCCACCGCCGTCGGCTTCGGGGTGCTCTCGCACGAGCTCGGCATGGCCGGCCACTTCGCGCGGCAGCTGTCGCGACGCACCGCGCGCGGCGTCGAGTGGACCACCCGCCCGTTCGCCGACCTCACCATCCACACGGCCGCCGCCACGGTCCGCGACCGCGAGCTCCTCGAGGACGTCGACGTCGTGCTGCTCATGCTCGGCGTGGGTGACAGCATCCGGCTCACCCCGCAGCGCACCTGGCGCCGCCTGCTGTGCGCCACCATCGACGACCTCAGCCGGGGCCTGCCCGAGGGTGCGCGCGTCCTGCTCTCCGAGGTGCCGCCGCTCAAGGACAGCGCGGGCCTGCCCGAGCCCTGGCGCACCATCGCGGCACGTCACGGTCGCCTGCTCAACCGGGTCACGGCCGAGGTCATCGCGTCCCGCCCCGCGGTCGCGTCCGTCGCGTTCCCCAGCGAGAGCGTCATCGACCTCGGCGACCCCGACTCCGCCCAGGCCTCGCGCGTCTACGCGACGTGGGCGCGCGCGTTCCTCACGCGGATGCTCGGCCCGTCGGCGTCGTCCCCGCGCGAGGCGTGA
- a CDS encoding SRPBCC family protein, with protein MPQVIETVDVNVPVSTAYNQWTQFESFPNFLSYVESITQVTDTLTEWKVKIGGVERTFEANITEQHPDERVAWNSTGGDEDHAGVVTFHKLSDTETRVTVQLDWAAKGLVEKVGAAIGVDDHVIKGDLKNFKEFIEKRGTEEGAWRGDVQA; from the coding sequence ATGCCCCAGGTAATCGAGACCGTCGACGTCAACGTCCCCGTCAGCACCGCCTACAACCAGTGGACCCAGTTCGAGTCGTTCCCGAACTTCCTCAGCTACGTGGAGTCGATCACGCAGGTCACCGACACGCTCACCGAGTGGAAGGTCAAGATCGGCGGCGTCGAGCGCACGTTCGAGGCGAACATCACGGAGCAGCACCCCGACGAGCGCGTCGCCTGGAACTCCACGGGCGGCGACGAGGACCACGCCGGCGTCGTCACGTTCCACAAGCTGAGCGACACCGAGACCCGCGTCACCGTCCAGCTCGACTGGGCCGCCAAGGGCCTCGTCGAGAAGGTCGGCGCCGCGATCGGCGTCGACGACCACGTCATCAAGGGCGACCTCAAGAACTTCAAGGAGTTCATCGAGAAGCGCGGCACCGAAGAGGGCGCCTGGCGCGGCGACGTCCAGGCCTGA
- a CDS encoding RDD family protein, giving the protein MSDTHDDGRPDAGERPQERGAADPQGGSSYASEYAPASAYPAGSFPVAPQPGDPHPAGPYPPMHPGAVPPPGYGMVLVPHAMRPLPAHVDPGWRLAGVGRRAAGRILDQVVFGIVGGLSAGAFIVPLQGIARQRINDMQLFGQAAEDMMDAYFGAALLGFLISMVSYLLIATWWLGWKGSTPGKAMVGIRVQRFSEPGMLGFGRALLRGVVQNAFAIGSIFTIWLPYASVGWDSRHLLRGWHDLAADDVVLARRTEASASF; this is encoded by the coding sequence ATGAGCGACACGCACGACGACGGACGGCCGGACGCGGGGGAGCGGCCGCAGGAGCGCGGGGCGGCGGATCCGCAGGGCGGGTCCTCGTACGCGTCGGAGTACGCCCCCGCGTCCGCGTACCCGGCCGGCTCCTTCCCCGTCGCGCCCCAGCCCGGCGACCCGCACCCCGCCGGGCCCTACCCGCCGATGCACCCGGGCGCCGTGCCGCCGCCCGGCTACGGCATGGTCCTCGTGCCGCACGCGATGCGGCCCCTGCCCGCGCACGTCGATCCCGGCTGGCGGCTCGCGGGCGTCGGGCGGCGCGCGGCCGGACGGATCCTCGACCAGGTCGTCTTCGGGATCGTCGGCGGGCTCTCGGCGGGCGCCTTCATCGTGCCGCTGCAGGGGATCGCCCGGCAGCGGATCAACGACATGCAGCTGTTCGGCCAGGCGGCCGAGGACATGATGGACGCGTACTTCGGCGCAGCCCTGCTCGGCTTCCTCATCAGCATGGTCTCGTACCTGCTCATCGCGACGTGGTGGCTCGGCTGGAAGGGCTCGACGCCCGGCAAGGCCATGGTCGGCATCCGCGTGCAGCGCTTCTCGGAGCCCGGGATGCTCGGCTTCGGCCGGGCGCTGCTCCGCGGCGTCGTGCAGAACGCGTTCGCGATCGGCTCGATCTTCACCATCTGGCTGCCGTACGCGTCCGTCGGCTGGGACTCCCGCCACCTGCTCCGCGGCTGGCACGACCTGGCGGCGGACGACGTGGTGCTCGCCCGCCGGACGGAGGCGTCCGCCTCGTTCTGA